The Oscillatoria sp. FACHB-1407 genome window below encodes:
- a CDS encoding SgcJ/EcaC family oxidoreductase — MINNQEILLNTVEDALAAWNRKDAKAFSEYFVEDAEFTDVVGQLMSTRTEIERLHHQPFSTVLKNAQLETKEIRVKKIRSDVASVDVKWETTGHTKPDGTPLPPRYGLLHLVVIEDPATPSQSNQWRIAVAHNVDYTATYGSQDAREVAK; from the coding sequence ATGATTAACAACCAGGAAATACTTCTGAATACTGTAGAAGATGCTTTAGCAGCATGGAATCGCAAGGATGCAAAAGCTTTTTCTGAATACTTTGTAGAAGATGCTGAGTTTACAGATGTAGTAGGGCAGTTAATGTCTACTCGTACAGAGATTGAACGTTTGCATCATCAACCTTTCTCGACCGTTCTTAAGAATGCTCAGTTAGAAACAAAAGAAATTAGAGTCAAGAAAATCCGATCGGATGTTGCTTCTGTAGATGTTAAGTGGGAAACAACAGGACACACAAAACCTGATGGAACGCCACTCCCACCCCGCTACGGCTTGCTGCATTTAGTCGTCATAGAAGATCCCGCTACACCTTCACAATCAAATCAATGGAGGATTGCAGTTGCTCATAATGTCGATTACACCG